One genomic region from Rosa rugosa chromosome 1, drRosRugo1.1, whole genome shotgun sequence encodes:
- the LOC133714635 gene encoding conserved oligomeric Golgi complex subunit 3 gives MASKPGVQRSGAISKGYNFASHWEQNAPLTEQQQAAIANLSHAVAERPLPPNLAQDRISEQQNGLSVSTKGSSFGLEHSAAMEAVLVNTNQFYKWFTDLESALKSETEEKYRHYVDTLMERIQICDGILQQVDDTLDLFNELQLQHQAVATKTKTLHDACDRLLIEKQRLIEFSEALRSKLNYFDELENIATNFYSPNMNVLNENFLPLLKRLDDCISYVESNPQYAESSVYLLKFRQLQSRALGMIRSHVLSILKGASSQVQAAIGSSGGSKASVSEGVEASVIYVRFKAAASELKPVLEEIESRASRKEYTQILAECHKLYCEQRLSLVRGIVHQRISEFAKKEALPSLTRSGCAYLMQVCQLEHQLFDHFFPSSAEDISSLAPLIDPLSTYLYDTLRPKLIHETNIDSLCELVDILKVEVLGEQLSRRSESLAGLRPTLERILADVHERLTFRARTHIRDEIANYLPLDEDLDYPAKLEKAATDELETTSDDENLVFKTWYPPLEKTLSCLSKLYRCLEPEVFTGLAQEVVEVCSISIQKASKLIAKRSSPMDGQLFLIKHLLILREKIAPFDIEFSVTHKELDFSHLLEHLRRILRGQASLFDWSRTTSLARTLSPRVLESQIDAKKELEKSLKATCEEFIMSVTKLVVDPMLSFVTKVTAVKVAMSGSQNQKVELVMAKPLKDQAFATPDKVAELVQKVTTAIHQELPMVTRKMKLYLQNSSTRTILFKPIQTNIVEAHVQVQSLLKAEYSPEEIQGMIKMPSIQDLQAQLDTLL, from the exons ATGGCGAGTAAGCCCGGCGTTCAGAGATCCGGAGCTATTTCCAAGGGCTACAACTTCGCATCTCACTGGGAACAG AACGCGCCGTTAACGGAGCAGCAACAAGCGGCGATTGCAAACCTCTCCCACGCCGTCGCAGAGCGACCGTTGCCGCCCAATTTG GCGCAAGATCGAATCTCGGAGCAGCAGAACGGCCTGTCAGTCTCCACCAAGGGCAGCTCTTTTGGCTTGGAACACTCTGCTGCTATGGAAGCCGTTCTTGTCAATACGAATCAG TTTTACAAATGGTTTACGGATCTTGAATCGGCCTTGAAGTCCGAG aCAGAGGAGAAGTATCGCCACTATGTAGACACATTGATGGAGCGCATACAGATATGTGATGGTATCCTTCAGCAG GTGGATGATACTCTAGACTTGTTTAATGAACTACAACTGCAGCACCAGGCAGTAGCAACAAAGACTAAAACTCTTCATGATGCGTGCGACCGACTG TTGATAGAAAAGCAACGACTGATTGAATTTTCAGAAGCACTCCGCAGTAAGCTCAACTACTTTGATGAATTGGAGAAT ATTGctacaaatttttattctccaAACATGAATGTTCTAAATGAGAACTTTCTCCCTCTGCTCAAACGACTTGATGATTGCATATC GTATGTTGAAAGCAATCCGCAATATGCCGAATCCAGTGTTTACCTACTCAAATTTCGCCAACTGCAG TCTCGAGCCTTGGGCATGATTCGGTCACATGTACTTTCAATTCTTAAAGGTGCTTCTTCTCAG GTACAGGCAGCTATCGGAAGCAGTGGTGGCAGCAAAGCTTCTGTTTCTGAGGGTGTAGAAGCATCTGTTATATATGTCCGTTTCAAGGCAGCAGCAAGTGAG CTTAAACCAGTGCTGGAGGAAATTGAAAGCAGAGCATCAAGGAAAGAATATACTCAGATCCTTGCAGAATGTCACAAGCTATACTGCGAACAACGCCTTTCCTTG GTAAGAGGTATAGTACATCAAAGAATATCTGAATTTGCCAAGAAAGAGGCATTGCCATCATTGACTAGATCTGGATGTGCATATCTAATGCAG GTCTGTCAGCTTGAGCACCAACTTTTTGACCACTTTTTCCCATCTTCCGCAGAGGACATTTCAAGTTTGGCTCCATTGATAGATCCTCT GTCTACATATTTATACGACACACTACGGCCAAAGCTTATTCATGAAACAAATATTGATTCTCTTTGCGAACTTGTTGATATATTGAAAGTTGAAGTCCTAGGTGAACAGTTAAGTCGGCGGAGTGAATCATTAGCTGGCCTACGTCCTACACTGGAGAGAATTCTTGCTGATGTTCATGAGAGGTTGACTTTCCGTGCTCGAACCCATATTCGTGATGAG ATAGCAAATTATTTACCTTTGGACGAAGATTTGGATTACCctgcaaagctggaaaaagctGCGACAGATGAACTTGAAACTACTTCT GATGATGAAAACCTCGTTTTTAAGACCTGGTATCCACCTCTAGAGAAAACACTATCTTGTCTGTCAAAGCTGTATCGCTGCTTAGAACCTGAAGTTTTCACTGGTTTAGCACAG GAAGTTGTCGAAGTTTGTTCAATATCTATTCAG AAAGCTAGTAAACTCATTGCGAAGAGATCATCGCCAATGGATGGTCAGCTCTTCCTCATAAAGCATCTTCTTATCTTAAGGGAGAAG ATTGCACCTTTCGATATTGAGTTTTCTGTTACACACAAGGAGCTTGATTTCTCGCACTTGCTG GAGCATCTACGGCGGATTCTTAGAGGTCAAGCCTCTCTATTTGACTGGTCCAGGACAACTTCGCTGGCAAGAACCTTATCTCCCCGTGTTTTGGAAAGTCAAATAGATGCCAAGAAG GAACTGGAGAAAAGCCTAAAAGCCACTTGTGAGGAGTTCATTATGTCGGTCACTAAGCTAGTTGTGGATCCTATGCTTTCATTTGTTACCAAG GTCACAGCTGTGAAAGTTGCAATGTCAGGCAGCCAGAATCAAAAGGTAGAGTTGGTTATGGCTAAACCACTCAAAGATCAAGCTTTTGCAACTCCAGATAAAGTAGCTGAACTTGTTCAAAAG GTAACCACTGCTATTCACCAAGAGTTGCCAATGGTAACGAGGAAAATGAAGCTTTATCTGCAGAACTCATCAACACGGACAATTCTATTCAAACCAATACA GACAAATATTGTGGAAGCCCATGTACAAGTACAGTCCCTGCTAAAGGCTGAGTATTCACCTGAAGAAATACAAGGAATGATAAAGATGCCGTCTATTCAAGACCTACAAGCACAACTTGATACTCTACTGTAG
- the LOC133714626 gene encoding 2-oxoglutarate-dependent dioxygenase DAO-like, which yields MAFPVIDLNQFPDPEGYKRLREASEQWGCFRLVNHKIPLSLMSEMKKVVRSLLDLPAEIKKNNTDVIYGSGYVAPSKVNPLNEGLGLCYLGSSETVHTFCSQLGASSYQREVIEKYAEAVYEQMMDLGDKLAQSFGLQSDFLKEWLCQFRFNKYNFTSESVGSPGLELHTDSGFLTILQDDESVGGLEVMDRQSGALVPVDPCPGTFVVNVGDTAKAWSNGRLCNGRHRVQCKEASVRVSIAFLLLGPKEEAVEAPLEFVDSEHPRLYVPFTYEEFRKIRLSKHLRDGDALELVRIKS from the exons ATGGCTTTTCCGGTGATTGATCTGAATCAGTTTCCAGATCCTGAAGGGTACAAGAGGCTGAGGGAAGCATCAGAGCAATGGGGTTGCTTCAGGCTAGTCAACCACAAGATCCCATTGTCTCTCATGTCAGAGATGAAGAAGGTGGTCAGATCTCTTCTTGATCTGCCCGCGGAGATCAAGAAGAACAACACTGATGTCATATATGGCAGTGGCTACGTCGCACCCAGCAAGGTCAACCCTCTCAATGAGGGTTTGGGTCTCTGTTACTTGGGATCATCTGAGACTGTGCACACCTTTTGCTCTCAGTTGGGTGCTTCTTCCTACCAGAG AGAGGTAATAGAGAAGTATGCAGAAGCAGTTTATGAGCAGATGATGGATTTAGGGGATAAGTTGGCACAGAGTTTTGGGCTGCAGAGTGATTTTCTGAAGGAATGGCTGTGCCAGTTTAGGTTTAACAAGTACAACTTCACTTCCGAATCCGTGGGATCTCCCGGACTTGAGCTACACACCGATTCGGGATTTCTGACCATTCTTCAAGATGATGAAAGTGTTGGTGGTCTGGAAGTGATGGACAGGCAGTCTGGTGCTTTGGTACCAGTTGATCCTTGTCCAGGCActttcgttgtcaatgttggaGACACTGCTAAG GCATGGAGCAATGGAAGGCTGTGCAATGGGAGGCACAGAGTGCAATGCAAGGAGGCCAGCGTTCGAGTCTCCATTGCTTTTCTTCTGTTGGGACCAAAGGAGGAAGCAGTGGAAGCCCCTCTGGAATTTGTTGATTCGGAGCACCCACGTCTCTATGTCCCTTTCACTTATGAAGAATTCAGAAAGATCAGGCTCTCCAAACATTTGCGAGATGGTGATGCTCTTGAACTTGTGCGCATCAAGTCCTAA